One window of Micropterus dolomieu isolate WLL.071019.BEF.003 ecotype Adirondacks linkage group LG13, ASM2129224v1, whole genome shotgun sequence genomic DNA carries:
- the ier5l gene encoding immediate early response gene 5-like protein — MINTMECAVDAQSLISISLKKIHNSRTQRGGIKLHKNLLVSYVLRNARQVYIKEKYAEIYRMQQYEEVMTVCNEIQELNPLDLDSEDADDEGHAQAACCGEEGSLCGSACHRDAAQSAAHARTASALHGCSPLEDDSKEPEPSYYRSCCMEASPVPPRDQFLANSSAHCNKTTVLDLDTHVVTTVENGYLHQDCCCDAPQCSQGAQSPAKKRKVEFGCCISDVEEISDFTAARKRAKREDCSFSGLDYTDTSNISNLISIFGSGFSGLLSRQADLEQICSKQVLASLGAWTRAIVAF, encoded by the coding sequence ATGATCAACACAATGGAATGCGCAGTAGACGCGCAAAGTCTGATCTCCATTTCCTTAAAGAAGATCCACAACTCCAGGACGCAGAGAGGGGGCATCAAGCTGCACAAAAACCTGCTGGTCTCCTATGTTCTGAGGAACGCCAGGCAGGTCTACATCAAGGAGAAATACGCGGAGATCTATAGGATGCAGCAGTACGAGGAGGTGATGACGGTCTGCAATGAGATCCAGGAGCTCAACCCGCTGGATCTGGACTCAGAGGACGCCGACGATGAGGGGCACGCGCAGGCTGCTTGCTGCGGCGAAGAGGGGAGTCTTTGCGGCTCTGCGTGCCACCGAGACGCGGCGCAGTCAGCGGCGCACGCCCGGACAGCGAGCGCTCTCCACGGCTGCTCTCCCCTCGAGGACGACAGCAAGGAACCGGAACCCTCCTACTACCGAAGCTGCTGCATGGAGGCTTCCCCCGTGCCACCCCGTGACCAGTTTCTTGCAAACAGCAGCGCGCACTGCAACAAAACCACAGTGCTGGATTTGGACACGCATGTGGTGACCACGGTGGAGAACGGCTACCTCCACCAGGACTGCTGTTGTGACGCGCCCCAGTGCAGCCAGGGCGCGCAGTCCCCGGCCAAGAAACGGAAGGTTGAGTTCGGTTGTTGTATATCCGACGTTGAAGAAATATCGGATTTTACAGCGGCTCGCAAAAGGGCGAAACGCGAGGACTGTTCCTTCTCCGGCCTGGACTACACGGACACGTCCAACATCTCCAACCTGATCTCCATCTTCGGCTCGGGGTTTTCAGGGCTGCTGAGCAGACAGGCGGACTTGGAACAGATCTGTAGCAAGCAGGTCCTGGCCAGTCTGGGAGCATGGACCCGGGCGATTGTGGCTTTTTGA